In one window of Mucilaginibacter auburnensis DNA:
- a CDS encoding AAA family ATPase: MQHRSDVEAADALKQAYQQIRTEIGKVIVGQDEVVKFILISVFSNGHCLLVGVPGLAKTLLVQTVSQVLDLEFNRIQFTPDLMPSDIIGAEILGEDRNFKFIPGPVFSNIILADEINRTPPKTQAALLEAMQEKAVTAAGVTHKLAQPFFVLATQNPIEQEGTYPLPEAQLDRFMFKVSLNYPSFAEEVQVVRNTTSTHKQEVTKHLNAEQIIYFQNLVRNIPVADNVLEYAVKLVAKTRPGGEFAAPNVQRLLNWGAGPRASQYLILGAKCHAVISGKYSPDIEDVQAVAKPILGHRIVRSYHAEAEGLTTDDIIAQLF, from the coding sequence ATGCAACACCGATCTGACGTAGAGGCCGCCGATGCCCTAAAACAAGCGTACCAGCAAATACGAACAGAAATTGGTAAGGTGATAGTTGGACAGGATGAGGTGGTTAAGTTCATCCTTATCTCTGTTTTTAGTAATGGACACTGCTTGTTGGTTGGTGTACCGGGTTTGGCTAAAACGCTGCTGGTACAAACCGTATCGCAGGTACTTGACCTGGAGTTTAACCGGATACAGTTTACGCCGGATCTGATGCCATCAGACATCATCGGTGCGGAGATATTGGGTGAGGACCGTAACTTCAAATTCATCCCGGGGCCGGTTTTTTCAAACATTATTCTGGCTGACGAGATCAACCGTACACCGCCTAAAACGCAGGCTGCTTTGTTAGAAGCCATGCAGGAAAAAGCAGTAACAGCAGCAGGTGTTACGCATAAACTGGCGCAGCCTTTCTTTGTGTTGGCTACCCAAAACCCAATTGAACAGGAAGGCACCTACCCCCTACCGGAGGCTCAGTTAGACCGTTTTATGTTTAAGGTATCGCTTAACTACCCTTCGTTTGCAGAGGAAGTTCAGGTGGTGCGCAATACAACCAGTACGCATAAGCAGGAAGTTACCAAGCATCTCAATGCAGAGCAAATCATCTATTTCCAGAACCTGGTACGCAACATCCCGGTTGCCGATAATGTATTGGAGTATGCTGTTAAGTTGGTAGCTAAAACCCGTCCCGGCGGCGAGTTTGCGGCACCGAACGTACAGCGCTTATTAAACTGGGGTGCTGGCCCGCGTGCTTCACAGTATTTAATATTAGGCGCTAAGTGCCATGCTGTTATCAGCGGTAAATACTCACCTGATATTGAAGATGTACAGGCAGTTGCCAAACCAATTTTAGGTCATCGTATTGTGCGTAGCTACCATGCTGAGGCTGAAGGGCTGACCACAGATGATATCATCGCGCAATTGTTTTAA
- the rplM gene encoding 50S ribosomal protein L13 gives MNTLSYKTVSANKKTVNKQWVVVDAEGEILGRLSTKIAMIIRGKNKPEFTPNVDCGDNVIVINADKVKLTGNKFSDKQYVSYTGYPGGQRFISPKELMAKHPTRVIEKAVRGMLPKSRLGKALFGNLHVYAGAEHPHAAQNPKAI, from the coding sequence GTGAATACGTTAAGTTACAAAACTGTCTCTGCCAACAAAAAAACCGTTAACAAACAATGGGTTGTTGTTGACGCTGAGGGCGAGATCTTGGGGCGCTTGTCTACAAAGATCGCAATGATCATTCGTGGAAAAAACAAGCCTGAATTTACCCCAAACGTAGACTGCGGTGATAACGTTATTGTTATCAATGCAGACAAGGTAAAGCTTACCGGAAACAAATTTAGCGACAAGCAATATGTTTCATACACCGGTTATCCGGGCGGTCAGCGTTTCATTTCTCCTAAGGAGTTAATGGCTAAACATCCAACACGCGTAATTGAAAAAGCCGTACGTGGTATGTTACCTAAAAGTCGTTTGGGCAAAGCATTATTCGGCAATTTGCATGTATATGCAGGTGCTGAGCATCCTCATGCTGCACAAAACCCAAAAGCTATTTAA
- the rpsI gene encoding 30S ribosomal protein S9: MPTTNTSGRRKTAVARIYLSEGSGAITVNGKDYKEYFPTLPLQYVVTQSTEVAGVAGQYDVKVNVAGGGVKGQAEAVRLAIAKAIVELDADKKPALRAKGLMTRDNRMVERKKPGRRKARKRFQFSKR; encoded by the coding sequence ATGCCAACAACAAACACTTCTGGCAGAAGAAAAACAGCCGTTGCACGTATCTACCTTAGCGAAGGTAGCGGTGCTATTACCGTTAACGGTAAAGATTACAAAGAGTATTTCCCAACATTACCATTACAGTACGTAGTTACTCAATCAACTGAAGTTGCAGGTGTTGCAGGTCAGTATGATGTTAAAGTAAACGTTGCAGGTGGTGGTGTTAAAGGACAGGCAGAAGCCGTTCGTTTAGCTATTGCTAAAGCTATTGTTGAACTTGATGCTGATAAGAAACCGGCATTGCGCGCTAAAGGTTTAATGACACGTGATAACCGTATGGTTGAGCGTAAAAAACCAGGTCGCCGCAAAGCACGTAAGAGATTCCAATTCAGTAAACGTTAA
- the rpsB gene encoding 30S ribosomal protein S2 → MARTTYDELLEAGVHFGHLTRKWDPKMSQYIFMERNGIHIIDLNKTLAKVEEAAAAIKQIVKSGRKVLFVATKKQAKDIVAEHAKSVNMPFITERWLGGMLTNFATVRKSIKKMSNIDKLTKDGTYSNLSKKERLMIQRERIKLETLLGGIADLNRLPAALFLIDVKKEHIAVSEALKLNIPTFAMVDTNSDPSNIDFPIPANDDATKSISLITGIIIKAIEEGLEERKREKDDEAEKEAAQAKAKADAPETAEGKRARKAPVEAAAAVEDDAPAAEGSEE, encoded by the coding sequence ATGGCAAGAACAACATACGACGAGTTACTGGAAGCAGGTGTACACTTTGGTCACCTTACCCGCAAATGGGATCCGAAAATGTCTCAGTACATTTTCATGGAGCGCAACGGTATCCACATTATCGATTTAAATAAAACTTTGGCTAAAGTTGAAGAAGCTGCAGCCGCTATAAAACAAATTGTAAAATCAGGCCGCAAGGTATTATTCGTAGCTACAAAAAAGCAAGCTAAGGATATTGTTGCCGAACACGCAAAAAGCGTAAACATGCCTTTCATTACCGAACGTTGGTTAGGTGGTATGTTAACTAACTTTGCTACCGTACGTAAGTCAATCAAAAAAATGTCAAACATTGACAAATTGACTAAAGACGGTACTTACAGCAATCTTTCTAAAAAAGAAAGACTGATGATTCAGCGTGAGCGTATTAAACTGGAAACTTTATTAGGTGGTATTGCTGACCTGAACCGTTTACCGGCTGCGTTATTCCTGATCGACGTTAAAAAAGAACATATCGCAGTTTCTGAAGCATTGAAGTTAAATATCCCAACCTTCGCAATGGTTGATACTAACTCTGATCCTTCAAACATTGACTTCCCTATCCCTGCTAACGATGACGCTACAAAATCAATTTCATTGATCACCGGCATTATCATCAAAGCTATTGAAGAAGGCCTGGAAGAGCGTAAACGCGAGAAAGATGACGAAGCAGAGAAAGAAGCTGCTCAGGCTAAAGCGAAAGCTGACGCTCCTGAAACAGCTGAAGGCAAAAGAGCCCGCAAAGCTCCGGTTGAAGCTGCTGCTGCCGTAGAGGACGACGCTCCTGCTGCTGAAGGTTCTGAAGAATAA
- the tsf gene encoding translation elongation factor Ts produces the protein MSTVQISAADVNKLRQQTGAGMMDCKKALTETNGDFEAAIDYLRKKGAKVAASRQDRESNEGVVIARSSADGKRGVIIELNCETDFVAKNAEFIAFANAIANEAVEQNPQSLEELNQLSIDVENSRVSIAEAAVEKTGKIGEKIGVSKYEVVEGEKVVAYIHGNFRLGVLVGLSANVAGADEAGKDVAMQIAAMNPVAIDKDGVDASTIERELEIAKDQIRAEGKPEEMVEKIAAGKLNKFYKDSTLLNQEFVKDSSKNVAQFLSGVDKGLTVTAFKRVALGA, from the coding sequence ATGTCTACAGTACAAATATCTGCCGCTGATGTAAATAAATTACGCCAGCAAACCGGTGCCGGTATGATGGATTGCAAAAAAGCTTTGACCGAAACTAACGGCGACTTTGAAGCAGCCATTGATTATTTAAGAAAAAAAGGTGCTAAAGTAGCTGCCAGCCGTCAGGACCGTGAATCAAACGAAGGTGTTGTTATTGCACGTTCTTCTGCTGATGGTAAACGCGGTGTTATTATTGAGCTGAACTGCGAAACAGACTTTGTTGCTAAAAACGCTGAGTTTATTGCTTTTGCTAACGCAATTGCTAACGAAGCTGTTGAGCAAAACCCACAATCATTAGAAGAGCTGAACCAACTGTCAATTGATGTTGAGAACTCACGCGTTAGCATTGCTGAAGCTGCAGTTGAAAAAACAGGTAAGATTGGCGAAAAAATTGGCGTATCAAAATACGAAGTTGTTGAAGGCGAAAAAGTTGTTGCTTACATTCACGGTAATTTCCGTTTAGGCGTATTAGTTGGCCTAAGCGCTAACGTAGCCGGTGCTGACGAAGCAGGTAAAGACGTAGCTATGCAAATTGCTGCTATGAACCCTGTAGCAATTGACAAAGACGGTGTTGACGCTTCAACTATTGAGCGCGAGCTTGAAATTGCTAAAGATCAGATCCGTGCAGAAGGCAAACCAGAAGAAATGGTTGAGAAAATTGCTGCCGGTAAATTAAATAAATTCTACAAAGACTCTACTTTGTTAAACCAGGAGTTTGTTAAAGACTCATCAAAAAATGTTGCTCAGTTTTTGAGCGGTGTTGATAAAGGTTTAACGGTAACCGCCTTTAAGCGAGTAGCTTTAGGAGCTTAA
- the pyrH gene encoding UMP kinase: MKYKRILLKLSGESLMGDRQYGIDNKQVLQYAQDIKNVHEQGIEIAVVVGGGNIFRGLSAEKSGMERAQADYMGMLATVINCMALQNALETVGVETRLQSAIKMEQICEPYIRRRAMRHLELGKIVIFGAGTGNPYFTTDTAASLRAIEIKADVVLKGTRVDGIYTADPEKDPTATRFDEISFQEVYDKGLNVMDMTAITLCQENKLPIIVFDMNKEGNFMKIANGEPIGTLVK, translated from the coding sequence ATGAAATATAAAAGAATCCTACTAAAACTAAGCGGAGAATCATTAATGGGCGACCGTCAGTACGGTATTGACAACAAGCAGGTACTGCAATACGCTCAAGACATTAAAAACGTTCACGAACAAGGAATAGAAATAGCAGTTGTAGTAGGAGGCGGTAATATATTCAGGGGCCTGAGTGCTGAAAAATCAGGCATGGAGCGCGCTCAAGCCGATTATATGGGAATGCTGGCCACCGTTATTAACTGTATGGCGCTGCAAAATGCCCTCGAAACCGTAGGTGTTGAAACCCGTTTGCAATCGGCCATTAAAATGGAGCAGATCTGCGAGCCATATATCCGCCGTCGTGCTATGCGCCATCTGGAGTTAGGCAAGATAGTGATATTTGGCGCCGGTACGGGTAACCCTTATTTTACTACTGATACTGCTGCGTCTTTACGTGCTATTGAAATAAAAGCAGATGTTGTGTTAAAAGGAACGCGTGTTGATGGCATTTACACTGCCGACCCTGAGAAAGATCCAACCGCTACCCGTTTTGACGAAATATCATTCCAGGAAGTTTATGACAAGGGGCTTAACGTAATGGACATGACCGCCATAACCCTTTGCCAGGAAAACAAATTGCCTATTATAGTTTTTGATATGAACAAAGAAGGCAACTTTATGAAGATAGCTAATGGTGAGCCTATTGGAACGCTGGTAAAATAG
- the frr gene encoding ribosome recycling factor has product MSELIKKQISDAKAAMDKAIAHTDSELNKIRAGKASPSMLDDIVVEYYGTPTPLSQVGSVNTPDARTIVIQPWEKSLLNPIEKAIKEANLGVNPQNDGVIIRINVPPLTEERRRDLVKKAKAEAETGKVAVRNIRKDANEKIKKLKSEGVSEDEIKTGEAEVQKLTDSYIVKVDQLADAKEKDIMTV; this is encoded by the coding sequence ATGAGCGAACTCATTAAAAAGCAGATAAGCGACGCTAAGGCAGCAATGGATAAGGCCATAGCGCACACTGATAGCGAATTAAATAAAATACGTGCCGGTAAGGCAAGTCCGTCAATGTTGGACGACATTGTTGTAGAATACTACGGTACTCCTACCCCATTAAGTCAGGTTGGCAGCGTTAACACGCCTGATGCACGTACCATTGTTATTCAACCATGGGAAAAATCATTGTTAAACCCAATTGAAAAAGCTATTAAAGAAGCTAATCTGGGCGTTAACCCGCAAAACGATGGTGTAATTATCCGCATCAATGTACCGCCGCTTACTGAAGAGCGCCGTCGTGATCTGGTAAAGAAAGCCAAAGCAGAGGCAGAGACCGGCAAAGTTGCTGTGCGTAACATCCGTAAAGATGCTAATGAGAAAATTAAGAAATTGAAATCTGAAGGTGTATCTGAAGATGAGATAAAAACCGGCGAAGCTGAAGTTCAGAAACTAACCGACTCATACATAGTTAAAGTTGACCAACTGGCTGATGCCAAAGAGAAAGATATAATGACGGTGTAA
- a CDS encoding ABC transporter ATP-binding protein codes for MNILLSYLKKHKWTVVLALVLAGLNIGFSLIDPMITGTIMDKYIIVPKNGVQLTYEERLWGAMGLIGLAIGAAMVSRIAKNFQDYFTNIIVQKTGAEMYADGLKHSLELPYQVFEDQRSGETLGILQKVRTDSEKFITSFISVLFVSLVGMIFVIIYSLKVNYQVTLVYFCAIPIIMLVSMALSKRIKAIQKKIVAETTSLAGSTTESLRNIELVKSLGLAKQEIERLNKTTYKILDLELKKVKFVRSMSFIQGTTVNFVRSAMVLVLLVLIFKNELTAGDYLKFLFYSFFLFNPLQELGNVIQSWREAQVSLANFEGIINTPIDKKPEKPVLLEKVKKLTFDNVSFKHLTANRNALNHISFETNTGETIAFVGPSGSGKTTLVKLLVGLYQPLEGDILYNGVLSKELDLDQLRERIGFVTQDTQLFSGTIRENLQFVRPGATDEECMNVLHRAACQSLLARATNGLDTVIGEGGVKVSGGEKQRLSIARALLRRPDLLVFDEATSSLDSLTEEEITETIKDVSVLKDHITILIAHRLSTIMHADRIYVLEKGRIIESGGHTELLLQKGLYYAMWRQQIGEKITADE; via the coding sequence ATGAATATACTCTTATCCTATCTCAAAAAACATAAATGGACAGTTGTACTGGCACTTGTTCTTGCCGGTTTAAACATTGGTTTTTCCCTTATTGACCCCATGATCACAGGGACTATAATGGACAAATACATTATTGTACCAAAAAACGGTGTTCAACTTACTTATGAGGAGCGCTTATGGGGTGCAATGGGCCTTATAGGTTTGGCTATTGGCGCGGCAATGGTATCGCGTATTGCAAAAAACTTTCAAGACTACTTTACCAATATCATTGTTCAAAAAACAGGTGCCGAGATGTACGCCGATGGCTTAAAGCATTCGCTTGAGCTACCTTACCAGGTTTTTGAGGACCAGCGCAGCGGCGAAACGTTAGGCATCTTACAAAAGGTACGCACAGACAGTGAGAAGTTCATCACGTCGTTTATCAGCGTGTTGTTTGTTAGTTTGGTAGGGATGATCTTTGTTATCATTTATTCCCTTAAAGTAAACTACCAGGTAACGTTAGTGTATTTTTGTGCCATCCCTATCATCATGCTGGTTAGTATGGCCCTAAGCAAGCGCATTAAAGCCATACAGAAAAAAATTGTTGCCGAAACCACTTCCCTGGCCGGTTCTACTACTGAATCATTAAGAAACATTGAGTTGGTTAAAAGTTTGGGCCTGGCTAAACAGGAAATTGAGCGCCTCAACAAAACCACCTATAAAATACTCGACCTTGAACTTAAGAAAGTAAAGTTTGTGCGCAGCATGAGCTTTATACAGGGCACTACAGTAAACTTTGTAAGGAGTGCAATGGTGCTGGTTTTGTTGGTATTGATCTTCAAGAACGAGCTTACTGCGGGAGATTACCTGAAGTTTTTATTCTACTCCTTCTTCCTGTTCAACCCATTGCAGGAGTTGGGTAATGTAATACAATCATGGCGCGAGGCGCAGGTATCGTTGGCTAACTTTGAGGGTATCATCAATACGCCTATTGACAAAAAACCTGAGAAGCCTGTGTTGTTAGAGAAAGTAAAAAAACTAACGTTTGACAACGTAAGCTTTAAGCACTTAACCGCTAACCGCAACGCGCTTAACCACATTAGCTTTGAAACCAATACCGGCGAAACCATTGCTTTTGTGGGGCCATCAGGTTCGGGTAAAACAACTTTGGTTAAGTTACTGGTTGGTTTGTATCAGCCGCTGGAGGGTGATATTCTCTACAACGGTGTTTTAAGCAAGGAACTCGACCTTGACCAACTGCGTGAACGCATTGGCTTTGTAACCCAGGATACCCAACTGTTCTCGGGTACCATACGGGAGAACCTGCAGTTTGTTCGTCCGGGCGCTACAGATGAGGAGTGTATGAACGTTTTACACCGTGCCGCCTGCCAGAGCTTACTTGCCCGGGCTACCAACGGCTTGGATACCGTTATTGGTGAAGGCGGTGTGAAGGTATCTGGTGGTGAGAAGCAGCGTTTATCTATTGCACGTGCCTTGCTGCGCAGGCCGGATTTACTGGTGTTTGATGAGGCCACCTCATCGCTGGACTCGCTGACTGAAGAAGAAATTACCGAAACCATTAAGGATGTATCTGTACTGAAAGATCACATCACCATATTGATAGCCCACCGCCTGTCAACCATTATGCATGCCGACAGGATATACGTGCTGGAAAAAGGCCGTATAATTGAATCGGGCGGGCATACGGAATTGTTGCTACAAAAGGGACTTTACTATGCTATGTGGCGTCAGCAGATAGGTGAGAAGATCACAGCAGACGAGTAA